One window of the uncultured Methanobrevibacter sp. genome contains the following:
- a CDS encoding endoglucanase, with product MDNSNIIISVIIVLCIAAGVTAYGISEGDNAVFNDLTGFSPDSTSSGDNGIGDLFGDNSGDGTGSDVSNGGSSGSSGSNGGTNSNGGSNSGSGSGSGSGSGSGSGSGGNSGGSGGQGQTKISPDQAKSVASSFIGEAGAYVSNVKDDGTQYICYISDANGTVVDAIAISYSGENLGKV from the coding sequence ATGGACAATTCAAACATAATCATATCTGTAATTATTGTTTTATGTATTGCTGCAGGAGTAACTGCATATGGAATAAGCGAAGGCGATAATGCAGTATTCAATGATTTAACCGGATTCTCACCAGACAGTACAAGTTCTGGAGATAATGGAATTGGCGATTTGTTCGGCGATAATTCAGGTGATGGAACTGGCTCAGATGTTTCTAACGGAGGAAGTTCAGGTTCCAGTGGAAGCAATGGTGGAACAAACTCTAATGGAGGCAGTAACTCTGGCTCAGGATCAGGGTCTGGCTCAGGATCAGGTTCCGGTTCAGGATCTGGAGGTAACTCTGGAGGTTCTGGCGGACAAGGCCAAACTAAAATAAGTCCTGACCAAGCTAAATCAGTTGCTTCAAGTTTTATCGGGGAAGCAGGAGCATATGTCAGCAACGTTAAGGATGACGGAACCCAATACATCTGCTATATCTCAGATGCAAACGGAACTGTTGTTGACGCAATTGCAATCAGTTACTCTGGTGAAAACTTAGGAAAAGTTTAA